One region of Lentimicrobium sp. L6 genomic DNA includes:
- a CDS encoding 2-phosphosulfolactate phosphatase, translating to MKEIEVVLSMPLFHHRLVRKNSIAVVIDILRSTTSIIAALDHGVKSIIPVSSKAEAEVMKHEGYLLAGEEDGRKFDFADFGNSADEFWRDDIIGKEIVYSTGNGTKAFRLTREESDKVVIGGFPNLSVLSKFLVEQNKNVVLVCAGEKNMMALEDQLFAGALGEKLMESGQFDHSCDSLISSMSVWNEAKNDLFSYIKKLNQLKNNPNLINQKVMDYTFTLDSSQSIPTLHFNHITAISYK from the coding sequence ATGAAGGAAATTGAAGTAGTATTAAGTATGCCCCTTTTTCATCACCGATTGGTGAGGAAGAACAGTATAGCTGTCGTTATTGATATACTTCGTTCTACCACTTCTATTATAGCCGCATTAGATCATGGCGTTAAAAGTATTATTCCCGTGAGCTCAAAAGCCGAAGCAGAAGTCATGAAACATGAAGGATATTTATTAGCCGGTGAAGAAGATGGACGAAAATTTGATTTTGCTGATTTTGGAAATTCTGCTGATGAATTCTGGAGGGATGACATTATCGGAAAGGAGATTGTCTACAGTACGGGAAATGGAACTAAAGCATTTCGCCTTACAAGAGAAGAATCTGACAAAGTTGTTATCGGTGGTTTCCCGAATTTAAGTGTATTATCTAAATTCCTAGTTGAACAAAACAAAAACGTCGTACTTGTGTGTGCAGGTGAAAAGAATATGATGGCACTAGAAGATCAACTTTTTGCAGGAGCTTTGGGAGAAAAATTAATGGAATCTGGGCAGTTTGATCATTCTTGTGACAGTTTAATATCAAGTATGAGTGTTTGGAATGAAGCCAAAAATGACTTATTCAGCTATATTAAAAAGCTCAACCAACTCAAGAACAATCCAAATTTAATCAATCAAAAAGTCATGGACTATACATTTACTCTAGACTCTTCTCAATCTATACCTACCCTACATTTCAATCACATCACTGCCATCTCCTATAAATAG
- a CDS encoding dihydrofolate reductase — MIIDNFKIQTEQFADIRILRYQVPGFENLTLNKKLLIYYLSQAALWGRDLIWDQNFKHNIKIRKTLEHIISTYKGDKSSNQFQEFEDYAKKVFFSNGIHHHYSMDKFFPLCDRAYFESLIENSNKEGFPINMNQSLQQFSYDITNIIYDKLEFQKRVSLDTSGDLVEDSACHYYDNVNQAEAESFYSKLQKGNSKLSWGINSTLIKKDGQVKEEVWKLGGKYSDVIEKMIFWLKKAVSLGENEEQKQALDKLIQYYETGDLQTFDDYCILWLKDINSTVDIIHGFIEVYGDPLGKKASYESLISIIDEEASKRAKTISDNASWFEHNSSTDQAFKKKEVKGVNARAVHVVMEAGDCSPATPIGINLPNADWIRAEYGSKSVTISNIIDAYDEASKGNGSINEFAFNEKEIEIHNKYSGIASKLHVDLHEIVGHGSGKLAEGVSDPSETLKSYASTIEEARADLVALYFALDEQLIKWGLMPSIEVGYCEYNSYIRGGLMTQLVRVEEGKVIEESHMRNRQLIAKWAFEQGKDKKIVEKVQKNNKTYFVINDYLGLQKIFGQLLKEVQRIKSEGDYEAAQNLVENYGVKVDTVIHKEVLHRWEKLKIAPYAGFINPQYDLLEKDGKIEDVIIRYPDNFTKQMLYYGQNYSAL; from the coding sequence ATGATTATCGATAATTTTAAGATACAAACTGAACAATTTGCAGACATTAGAATCCTCAGATACCAAGTACCAGGTTTCGAAAATTTAACTCTAAATAAAAAACTACTCATCTATTATTTATCTCAAGCTGCTCTTTGGGGACGAGACCTTATTTGGGATCAGAATTTCAAACACAACATAAAAATTCGAAAAACTTTGGAGCATATCATTTCAACTTATAAAGGTGATAAAAGCTCTAATCAGTTTCAAGAATTTGAAGACTATGCAAAAAAGGTATTTTTCTCCAATGGAATTCATCATCATTATTCTATGGACAAATTCTTTCCACTTTGTGATAGAGCTTATTTCGAGTCTTTAATTGAGAACTCCAATAAAGAAGGATTCCCTATAAACATGAATCAGTCTTTACAGCAGTTCAGCTATGATATTACAAATATTATATATGATAAATTAGAATTTCAAAAAAGGGTGAGTTTGGATACTTCTGGTGATTTAGTAGAAGATAGTGCTTGTCACTACTACGATAACGTAAATCAAGCAGAGGCCGAATCTTTTTATTCTAAACTACAAAAAGGTAATTCAAAATTATCATGGGGTATAAACTCTACTTTGATTAAAAAGGACGGACAAGTAAAAGAAGAAGTCTGGAAGTTGGGTGGTAAATATTCTGATGTTATTGAGAAAATGATTTTTTGGCTAAAAAAAGCGGTTTCTTTAGGCGAAAACGAAGAACAAAAGCAAGCTCTTGATAAATTAATCCAGTATTATGAAACTGGAGACCTTCAAACTTTTGATGATTATTGTATTCTTTGGCTAAAAGACATCAACTCCACTGTAGATATCATTCATGGGTTTATTGAAGTATATGGCGACCCTTTAGGAAAAAAAGCCAGCTACGAATCACTTATTTCCATTATTGACGAGGAGGCTTCTAAAAGAGCAAAAACCATAAGCGATAATGCCAGTTGGTTTGAGCACAACAGTAGTACAGACCAAGCCTTCAAGAAAAAAGAAGTAAAAGGAGTAAATGCAAGAGCTGTACATGTTGTGATGGAAGCTGGTGACTGCTCCCCTGCTACTCCCATTGGAATCAACCTCCCCAATGCAGATTGGATAAGAGCAGAATACGGTTCTAAATCGGTTACCATCTCCAATATTATAGATGCTTATGACGAAGCTTCAAAAGGGAATGGTAGTATCAATGAATTTGCTTTCAATGAGAAAGAAATTGAAATCCATAATAAATATAGTGGCATTGCCTCCAAGCTTCATGTTGACTTACACGAAATTGTAGGCCATGGAAGCGGGAAATTGGCTGAGGGAGTTTCAGATCCTTCTGAGACTTTAAAAAGCTATGCTTCAACAATAGAAGAAGCAAGAGCCGATTTGGTAGCACTATATTTTGCATTGGACGAACAATTAATAAAATGGGGCTTAATGCCAAGTATTGAAGTAGGCTATTGTGAATACAATAGTTATATACGTGGAGGCCTAATGACACAGTTGGTTAGAGTAGAAGAAGGTAAAGTTATTGAGGAGTCTCATATGAGAAATCGTCAACTCATTGCCAAATGGGCATTTGAGCAAGGAAAAGATAAAAAGATTGTAGAGAAGGTCCAAAAAAATAATAAAACCTATTTTGTGATAAATGATTATCTTGGCCTTCAGAAAATCTTTGGACAACTCCTAAAAGAAGTCCAGAGGATAAAGTCAGAAGGAGATTATGAAGCTGCACAAAACCTAGTGGAAAACTATGGTGTAAAAGTTGATACAGTGATTCATAAAGAAGTGTTACACCGCTGGGAGAAACTAAAAATTGCACCCTATGCAGGTTTCATCAATCCTCAATATGATTTATTAGAAAAAGATGGAAAAATAGAGGATGTTATTATTAGATACCCTGACAATTTCACCAAACAAATGCTATATTACGGGCAAAACTATAGCGCCCTTTAA